The sequence below is a genomic window from Clostridium sp. BJN0001.
AAATCGCCATCTTTAGCTTTACCAGAGCTTCCGTTCTCAGAAATACTTATAGCATCTATTGAATCCTCAAATGTTTCTGAAAGTGTATTTATCTGTTCCATGGTAAGTAAGTCAGTATCTTTTGGAGATGAACTTGAATTTTTGCTACCAGAGCGATTTCCACCTGGAGCACCGCCACCACCAGGAGCACCACCGCCACCAGGCATCTGCCCGCCTGCTGCTTTAGTATCGGCACCGCCAGCGCCAGGCATATTTCCGTCTTCAGTTCCATTAGCTTTTTTGCTATTTGTATCTGAAGTAGTGCTCTTTTGTTTTACATTTACGGTGATATTATTACTTCCCATGTCAGCCATGGAACTTGAAACAGATGAAGTCATTGCGTTACCCACAGATATAATTGCAATAACAGATGCAATTCCAATTATTATTCCAAGCATTGTTAAAATTGCACGCATTTTATTTGATTTCAGTCCTGCAATTGCAAGACGTATATTTTCTTTTATGAACATACGCATTCACCATCCGGAAAATGTCTATAATAATCTTTGTTGATTTCTTCGCTCACTATTTGACCATCTTTTAAAGTGATTATTCTTTGTGTTTCTTTAGCAAGTTCATTATTATGAGTTATAAAAACGATTGTTTTACCTTCCTTTTCATGAACTTCATGAAATAGATTCATTACAAGGTGTCCAGTTGCAGAATCTAGTGCTCCTGTTGGCTCATCTGCAAGAATAATTTCAGGATCATTAGAGAGTGCACGAGCTATAGCAACTCTCTGTTTTTGACCTCCTGAAAGTTCATTAGGCTGATGATATATTCTTTCAGACATTCCGACCATATCAAGAAGCCTTTTTGCACGTTCACTTCTTCTTTTCATAGGTACTCCTGCATAAAGCATAGGGAGTTCTACATTGTTTAAAGCCGTACTTCTTGGTATCAAATTAAAAGTTTGAAAAACAAATCCTATTTTTTTATTTCTTATTTCAGAAAGTCCATTATCGGAAATGGTATTAATATTTGTATCACCTAAAATATATTCTCCAGAAGTAGGTCTGTCTAATGCACCAATTATATTCATAAGAGTACTTTTACCAGAACCTGAACTTCCGATAATTGATACGAATTCACCTTCATTTACAGTAATATCTATTCCTTTTAAAATATTAAGCTGATTTTCTTCGCCTACATAAAAGCTTTTACATATATTTTTCATTTCTATTATCTTTTTCATAAAACCACCACCTTTTTATTTATTATTCATAGTAGGTTTTTTATTTTTACTTATTTCAACTGTATCTCCTGGTGTATATGATGATGGAGTATTTAGTACAATCATTCCATCTTTAAGATCGCTTCCATCTATTTCAACGTTTATATCAGATTCTTTTCCTGTAGTAACTGGAATTTCTTTTACAACATATTTGTTATTATCATCTTCTTCAGCTACATAGATACTGCTTGTTCCATTCTTACTTAAAATTGATTCATAAGAAACAGAGTATACGTCATCTATTTCATCAAGAATTATATCAACTACTGCATTCATTCCAACTTTAAGATTTTCATCTTTTGTATCTATTTGTATTTCACAAGTAAATGTTACATCACTACTTGTAGAATTTGACGAACTATTTGATGATGAAGAAGAACCTGAGTTTCCACCTGAGCTACTATTTTTTGAAGAAGATGATCCTGAAGAACTTTCAGTTGAACTGCTGCTTGAAACGGGATCAACACTTATAACTTCACCTTCTAAAGGAGTATCAATAGCATCTACTGTTATATTTACTTTTTGACCAACTTCAACTTTTGATATATCTGTTTCATCTATATCTACTTTTACTACATAATTTTCTAGATCCTGAAGATCAAATAATGAGCTTGAACATGTTTCGCCTACAGTTGCATTTACGGCTGTTATAGTTCCATCAAATGGAGCTTTTATAACTGCTTTATCTATCTGTTTTTGTTTATTTGCGATTTCGTTTGTTGTAGTTGAATCTTCAGAATTTAATAAAGCTTCCTCATAATCATTTTTAGCTTTTGTTAAACTCTCATCTACATTTAATTTAGATGATGCTAATGAAGCTTTTGCATTTTCATAGCTTGTCTTAGCATTGTTATAGTTTGATTGAGCAGTAATATATTCATCTTGTGATATCTGACCGTTATCATACATTTCTTTTTGGTAATTATATTTTCTTTCGGCAGAATCAAGACTAAGCTTAGCTGACTCTACGTTAGCTTCAGCATTTAAAATATCAGTATTCTGATTATTTTCATATAATGATAATGCATTATCATATGCTTGCTTTTTTTGTTCAAGCTGAAGAGCTTTCTGTTTATCATTTACGCTAAGT
It includes:
- a CDS encoding ABC transporter ATP-binding protein produces the protein MKKIIEMKNICKSFYVGEENQLNILKGIDITVNEGEFVSIIGSSGSGKSTLMNIIGALDRPTSGEYILGDTNINTISDNGLSEIRNKKIGFVFQTFNLIPRSTALNNVELPMLYAGVPMKRRSERAKRLLDMVGMSERIYHQPNELSGGQKQRVAIARALSNDPEIILADEPTGALDSATGHLVMNLFHEVHEKEGKTIVFITHNNELAKETQRIITLKDGQIVSEEINKDYYRHFPDGECVCS
- a CDS encoding HlyD family secretion protein — encoded protein: MSLKNISFKKLFNKKFIICFLVLIVIISTGIFIKMKFFTNNKNINSSVRYTTLAKADLKTTLSTSGAIKSASSTSIYSSLDTEVKEINVKVGDTVKKGDILAVMDTTDLESELQKLQDTLSVNDKQKALQLEQKKQAYDNALSLYENNQNTDILNAEANVESAKLSLDSAERKYNYQKEMYDNGQISQDEYITAQSNYNNAKTSYENAKASLASSKLNVDESLTKAKNDYEEALLNSEDSTTTNEIANKQKQIDKAVIKAPFDGTITAVNATVGETCSSSLFDLQDLENYVVKVDIDETDISKVEVGQKVNITVDAIDTPLEGEVISVDPVSSSSSTESSSGSSSSKNSSSGGNSGSSSSSNSSSNSTSSDVTFTCEIQIDTKDENLKVGMNAVVDIILDEIDDVYSVSYESILSKNGTSSIYVAEEDDNNKYVVKEIPVTTGKESDINVEIDGSDLKDGMIVLNTPSSYTPGDTVEISKNKKPTMNNK